Proteins co-encoded in one Aspergillus flavus chromosome 2, complete sequence genomic window:
- a CDS encoding uncharacterized protein (expressed protein), which yields MESFNCCPRQQIQPHQLTQSDIREYCLAMMKKDRNFERIKESYRELAENIVLRADGVFLWARLATRSFLGGVGYRDSPQTLRKKLASIPEDMKTLFDNMLGGVDSSAREEADKLLLIASELPYPYIPAVLFSWLDDLHDVTFPYRVQATGYSEKYLKNRVDIVRSKIDSLSKGLLELHTEPDTEGCGKYRVMFFHRTARDYLRDSKVNQLRNRLPDFNVQDSCCRLLLAYCLFSSMEYDRGRAFDKKVNIGLAQFELFRRLSHSPTSSKIVAVFQHMWGNSLFSHIPIIFYHSGRNRINGVAIRSSHPKNRFHYWCWLLCHDQAKFVLDRLSASASLPKDPSFQKQLFVLSVAYGHRDLVRVLLQKGVSPSDNFTVKLGKEMKESPMSLWMITLTLCAQQMIDDANSRSAGILLELLSWSSELDHDAFFLVHLHQWACSQMETLAPQQLKMISLQQLLSLRDTPESRELSSLITRRTQAHWWDRLMAGASPCHKMDYQHFTAKSLGIRIGFTEYIASKQEGKSLKEGLC from the coding sequence ATGGAGTCCTTTAACTGCTGTCCTCGTCAGCAGATCCAACCACATCAACTTACACAGTCTGATATCCGTGAATATTGTCTGGccatgatgaagaaagatCGAAACTTTGAGCGAATTAAAGAAAGCTATCGTGAGTTGGCAGAAAACATTGTACTCAGGGCAGATggtgtttttctttgggCGAGACTAGCCACACGATCCTTCCTTGGAGGTGTAGGCTACCGTGATTCTCCTCAAACACTTCGCAAGAAATTAGCGTCAATTCCCGAGGACATGAAAACGCTTTTCGACAATATGCTAGGTGGGGTAGATTCTTCTGCCCGTGAAGAGGCAGATAAATTATTGCTCATTGCCTCTGAGCTCCCATATCCCTATATCCCGGCAGTCCTTTTTTCATGGCTTGATGATCTTCACGATGTGACATTTCCATATCGCGTACAGGCGACAGGATATTCCGAAAAATACCTAAAGAATAGGGTCGATATTGTCAGAAGCAAGATAGACTCGCTGTCGAAAGGGCTGCTCGAACTCCACACCGAGCCGGACACAGAGGGATGCGGCAAATATAGGGTGATGTTCTTCCATCGCACTGCTCGAGATTATCTCCGTGATTCGAAGGTGAATCAATTGAGGAATCGTCTTCCAGATTTCAATGTCCAGGACTCATGTTGTCGATTACTTCTCGCGTATTGCCTCTTTAGCAGCATGGAGTACGACCGGGGCCGAGCTTTTGACAAGAAGGTGAACATTGGGTTGGCTCAATTTGAATTATTCCGCCGATTGAGTCACTCACCCACATCATCCAAAATTGTTGCGGTATTTCAGCACATGTGGGGGAACTCACTATTCTCCCATATTCCGATTATATTTTATCACAGCGGACGCAACCGCATAAACGGCGTGGCCATCCGATCTTCCCACCCCAAAAATAGGTTTCATTATTGGTGCTGGCTACTATGTCATGACCAGGCTAAATTTGTGCTAGACAGGCTTTCTGCTAGTGCCAGCCTCCCAAAAGACccatctttccagaagcaATTGTTCGTCCTATCAGTCGCGTATGGCCATAGGGATTTGGTGCGAGTCCTGTTGCAGAAGGGAGTATCGCCAAGCGACAACTTCACGGTGAAGTTAGGcaaagaaatgaaagaaagccCGATGTCCTTGTGGATGATCACCCTTACCCTGTGCGCTCAACAGATGATCGATGACGCCAATAGTAGAAGCGCGGGGATCctgcttgagcttctttcaTGGAGCTCCGAGCTCGATCATGACGCGTTTTTCCTAGTTCATCTACATCAGTGGGCTTGCTCACAAATGGAGACCCTAGCCCCACAGCAACTGAAGATGATATCCCTGCAGCAATTATTGAGTCTACGAGATACACCTGAATCAAGGGAGCTAAGCTCGTTGATCACTCGCCGTACACAGGCACACTGGTGGGATCGACTGATGGCCGGTGCTTCTCCTTGCCACAAAATGGACTATCAACACTTCACTGCAAAATCCCTAGGAATAAGGATTGGATTTACAGAATATATAGCGTCCaaacaagaagggaaaagttTGAAGGAGGGCTTGTGTTGA
- a CDS encoding sulfate transporter family-domain-containing protein — MPGDLKTKIGHGAAKALGIKIPYRDPLGVHADPVTRGESMFSVGTIDTYSYLEPEPTPAEWLKEVCPSWHQVGRYFYNLFPFLSWITRYNLQWLLGDMIAGVTVGAVVVPQGMAYAKLANLPVEYGLYSSFMGVLIYWFFATSKDITIGPVAVMSTLTGKIVAEAQTKLPDVEGHVIASCLAIICGAVVCAMGLLRLGFIVDFIPLPAISAFMTGSAINICSGQVKDMLGETADFSTKDSTYLVIINTLKHLPSAKIDAAMGVSALAMLYIIRSGCNYGAKKFPRHAKVWFFVSTLRTVFVILFYTMISAAVNLHRRSNPRFKLLGKVPRGFQHAAVPQVNSRIISAFASELPASIIVLLIEHIAISKSFGRVNNYTIDPSQELVAIGVSNLLGPFLGGYPATGSFSRTAIKSKAGVRTPLAGVITAVVVLLAIYALPAVFFYIPKASLAGVIIHAVGDLITPPNTVYQFWRVSPLDAIIFFIGVIVTVFTTIEIGIYCTVCVSVAILLFRVAKARGQFLGRVTIHSVIGDHLVQDDGKYGSANSPNAASDDKDELSRSIFLPINHTDGSNPDVEVQQPYPGIFIYRFSEGFNYPNANHYTDYLVQTIFKHTRRTNPFSYGKPGDRPWNNPGPRRGKSEDDESHLPLLQAVILDFSSVNNVDVTSVQNLIDVRNQLDLYASPKTVQWHFAHINNRWTKRALAAAGFGFPSPDSDEGFQRWKPIFSVAEIEGSASAAAHAEMVNNRHTQHNIKSEDLEHGLKHDSETTERETHGIEESSDASSTREDKLQRDLKDSKAYRSRRRVAMVQGLNRPFFHIDLTSALQSALANAGEQPDPKMNVLDA; from the exons ATGCCGGGCGATCTCAAAACCAAAATTGGTCACGGCGCGGCCAAGGCCTTGGGGATCAAGATCCCCTACCGTGATCCTCTCGGAGTTCATGCTGACCCAGTCACACGAGGCGAGTCGATGTTCTCCGTCGGAACGATCGACACATACTCCTATCTCGAGCCCGAACCCACTCCCGCTGAATGGCTGAAGGAAGTCTGCCCTAGCTGGCATCAGGTGGGCCGTTATTTTTACaaccttttccctttcctctcGTGGATTACGAGGTACAACTTGCAATGGTTGCTGGGAGATATGATTGCCG GCGTCACGGTCGGTGCTGTGGTCGTTCCGCAGGGAATGGCCTACGCTAAACTGGCAAACCTACCTGTAGAGTATGGTCTCTATTCCTCGTTCATGGGTGTTCTCATTTATTGGTTTTTTGCCACCTCAAAGGATATCACCATTGGT CCGGTGGCTGTCATGTCTACCCTTACAGGTAAGATAGTTGCCGAGGCGCAAACGAAGCTCCCAGATGTCGAAGGGCATGTAATCGCCTCCTGTTTGGCTATCATTTGTGGAGCCGTGGTTTGCGCTATGGGCCTGCTTCGGCTGGGATTTATCGTGGATTTCATTCCTCTGCCGGCAATTTCAGCTTTCATGACGGGTTCCGCCATCAATATCTGCTCCGGACAGGTCAAAGACATGCTGGGAGAGACGGCCGACTTCTCGACGAAAGATTCTACCTATCTGGTTATCATCAACACCCTCAAGCATCTTCCCTCCGCAAAAATCGATGCCGCCATGGGTGTCAGTGCTTTAGCTATGCTGTACATTATCCGTTCGGGTTGCAATTATGGCGCGAAGAAGTTCCCCCGTCATGCCAAGGTTTGGTTCTTCGTTTCGACTTTGCGCACAGTGTTCGTGATCTTGTTCTATACGATGATCAGTGCCGCTGTGAACTTGCACCGGCGGTCTAACCCGCGGTTCAAGCTCCTGGGTAAAGTTCCTCGTGGTTTCCAACATGCGGCTGTCCCTCAGGTAAATTCGAGGATCATCAGCGCATTTGCTAGCGAGCTTCCTGCTTCGATTATTGTCCTGCTTATCGAACACATCGCTATCTCGAAATCCTTTGGCCGTGTCAACAACTACACAATTGATCCCTCTCAGGAGCTGGTTGCTATTGGTGTGTCGAACTTGCTTGGACCGTTCCTTGGTGGTTACCCAGCGACTGGATCGTTCTCCCGAACTGCAATCAAATCGAAAGCGGGTGTCCGCACCCCACTTGCCGGTGTTATTACTGCGGTTGTTGTCCTCCTCGCCATTTACGCTCTGCCCGCTGTCTTCTTTTACATCCCGAAAGCTTCCCTTGCTGGTGTCATCATTCATGCAGTCGGTGACCTCATTACCCCACCAAACACCGTCTACCAGTTCTGGCGCGTGTCCCCTCTGGATGCGATCATTTTCTTTATCGGTGTTATCGTGACTGTCTTCACCACGATTGAGATCGGCATTTACTGTACCGTTTGTGTGTCTGTTGCCATTCTGCTGTTCCGCGTCGCCAAGGCCCGCGGTCAATTCTTAGGAAGAGTCACTATCCACTCGGTGATCGGTGACCATCTGGTACAGGATGATGGGAAATATGGGTCTGCCAACTCCCCTAATGCTGCCAGCGATGACAAAGATGAATTGAGCCGGTCTATCTTCTTGCCTATCAACCACACGGACGGATCGAATCCCGATGTCGAGGTGCAGCAACCTTATCCTGGTATCTTCATCTACCGATTCTCGGAAGGATTCAACTACCCCAATGCCAATCACTACACCGATTATTTGGTCCAGACTATCTTCAAGCATACACGTCGCACAAATCCGTTCTCCTACGGTAAACCGGGTGATCGGCCATGGAATAATCCTGGCCCTCGCAGGGGCAAGTCTGAAGATGACGAGTCGCATTTGCCCTTACTGCAGGCTGTCATTCTTGACTTCTCATCCGTCAACAATGTTGATGTGACCTCGGTCCAGAACCTCATCGATGTCCGCAATCAACTCGACCTCTACGCTTCGCCTAAGACTGTGCAGTGGCACTTTGCTCATATTAACAACCGCTGGACGAAACGAGCCCTTGCAGCAGCAGGTTTCGGCTTCCCATCTCCGGACTCGGATGAAGGATTCCAGAGATGGAAGCCAATTTTCAGCGTGGCTGAGATCGAAGGCAGTGCCTCTGCCGCAGCTCATGCAGAGATGGTGAACAACAGACACACCCAGCATAACATCAAGAGCGAAGACCTCGAGCATGGCCTCAAGCACGATTCAGAGACCACCGAGCGTGAGACACACGGCATCGAAGAATCCTCCGATGCCAGCAGCACCCGGGAGGACAAGTTGCAACGGGACCTGAAGGATAGCAAGGCTTACCGCAGTCGCCGAAGGGTCGCTATGGTGCAGGGCCTCAACCGGCCATTCTTCCACATCGACCTGACTAGTGCACTGCAGAGTGCCTTGGCCAACGCGGGCGAGCAGCCGGACCCTAAAATGAATGTCCTTGATGCATAG
- a CDS encoding mitochondrial protein import protein MAS5 gives MVKETKFYDVLGVAPTATEAQLKTAYKKGALKYHPDKNANNPDAAEKFKELSRAYEILSDSQKRSIYDQLGEEGLENGGGAGGMGAEDLFAQFFGGGGGFGGMFGGGMREQGPKKARTIHHVHKVNLEDIYRGKVSKLALQKSVICPGCDGRGGKEGAVKSCGGCNGTGMKTMMRQMGPMIQRFQTVCPDCSGEGETIRERDRCKRCNGKKTVVERKVLHVHVDKGVRNGHKIEFRGEGDQMPGVLPGDVVFEIEQKPHPRFQRKEDDLFYHAEIDLLTALAGGTINIEHLDDRWLTVNIAPGEVVTPGAIKVIKGQGMPSFRHHDFGNLYIQFDVKFPEKDQLNNLNLLEQVLPPRMEQPQPPTDSMVEDFELEDIDSSEYSQARAHGAAGSMDEDDDDVPPGAERVQCASQ, from the exons ATGGTCAAGGAAACCAAGTTTTACGACGTTCTCGGG GTTGCCCCCACAGCCACAGAGGCTCAACTGAAGACCGCCTATAAGAAGGGTGCCCTCAAATATCACCCTG ACAAGAACGCAAACAACCCCGATGCTGCTGAAAAGTTCAAGGAGCTCTCCCGTGCCTATGAAATTCTCTCCGACTCCCAGAAGCGTTCTATTTACGACCAGCTCGGTGAGGAGGGTCTCGAAAATGGTGGAGGCGCCGGTGGAATGGGTGCTGAGGATCTCTTTGCCCAGTTCTTcggtggcggcggtggcTTTGGAGGTATGTTTGGTGGTGGCATGCGGGAGCAGGGCCCCAAGAAGGCCCGCACCATCCATCACGTTCACAAGGTCAACCTGGAGGACATCTACCGTGGAAAGGTTTCGAAGTTGGCCCTGCAGAAGTCTGTCATTTGCCCTGGCTGTGATGGCCGTGGTGGTAAGGAAGGTGCCGTCAAGTCGTGTGGCGGCTGCAATGGTACCGGTATGAAGACTATGATGCGCCAGATGGGACCTATGATCCAGCGGTTCCAGACTGTTTGCCCAGACTGCAGTGGTGAGGGTGAGACCATTCGGGAGCGCGATCGCTGCAAGCGCTGCAACGGTAAGAAGACCGTTGTTGAGCGCAAGGTCCTCCACGTCCATGTCGACAAGGGTGTCAGGAACGGCCACAAGATCGAGTTCCGTGGGGAGGGTGACCAGATGCCTGGCGTCCTACCCGGAGATGTGGTCTTCGAGATTGAACAGAAGCCTCACCCCCGGTTCCAGCGTAAGGAAGATGACCTCTTCTATCACGCTGAAATCGATCTTCTCACAGCTCTTGCTGGCGGTACCATCAACATTGAGCACCTCGATGACCGCTGGTTGACTGTGAACATCGCACCTGGCGAGGTTGTTACTCCTG GCGCTATCAAGGTGATCAAGGGCCAGGGTATGCCGTCATTCCGCCACCATGACTTCGGCAACCTCTATATTCAGTTTGACGTCAAGTTCCCCGAGAAGGATCAGctcaacaacctcaacctTTTGGAACAGGTTCTGCCCCCCCGGATGGAGCAGCCTCAACCACCTACCGATTCTATGGTGGAGGACTTCGAGCTGGAGGACATTGACTCTAGCGAGTACTCCCAGGCACGCGCCCATGGTGCTGCCGGTTCcatggatgaggatgatgacgacgttCCTCCTGGTGCTGAGAGAGTGCAGTGCGCCTCTCAGTAA
- a CDS encoding putative cytosine deaminase produces the protein MESDPGFVAALEEAKQGYAEGGVPIGAALVSKDGKILGRGHNMRVQKGSATLHAEMSALENSGRLPASAYEGATMYTTLSPCDMCTGACILYKVKRVVIGENKSFMGGEEYLKNRGKELVVLNNEECKQLMEKFMKEKPELWNEDIAV, from the exons ATGGAGTCAGACCCTGGGTTTGTTGCTGCCCTCGAGGAGGCAAAGCAAGGTTACGCCGAGGGTGGAGTTCCCATCGGCGCGGCGTTGGTCTCCAAAGATGGCAAAATCCTTGGCCGTGGACATAATATGCGCGTTCAGAAGGGGAGTGCAACATTACAT GCCGAGATGTCTGCTCTGGAGAACTCAGGCCGCCTTCCTGCTTCGGCCTATGAAGGTGCTACCATGTATACGACCTTGTCTCCCTGTGATATGTGCACGGGTGCCTGCATCCTCTATAAGGTGAAGCGCGTGGTCATTGGAGAGAACAAGAGCTTCATGGGTGGGGAAGAATATCTCAAGAACCGTGGCAAGGAACTGGTTGTCTTGAACAACGAGGAGTGCAAGCAGTTGATGGAGAAATTTATGAAGGAGAAGCCGGAGCTCTG GAATGAGGATATTGCCGTCTAA
- a CDS encoding uroporphyrinogen decarboxylase, translating to MQEQFASLKNDLLLRAARGEKVERPPIWVMRQAGRYLPEYHEAKGGRDFFECCRSPEIASTLTIQPVERYAGLIDAAIIFSDILVIPQAMGMQVEMVDKKGPHFPEPLKSPDDGQYEKVMQKQVDVKEELDYVYKAIRLTRHKLQGRVPLIGFCGAPWTLLCYMVEGGGSKMFVQSKTWVYKYPKESQALLQKIAEICVEYLALQVAAGAQLVQVFDSWAGELSPASFKSFSLPYLRHISANLPKRLKEMGLEPVPMTVFAKGAWYALDDLCESGYNVVGLDWLHDPAEARRIANGRVTIQGNADPGMLYGGRAAITETVETMVKGFEKGKQGWIANLGHGVTPFVKPDDLKFFFEEIHRLTA from the exons ATGCAGGAACAATTTGCTTCATTGAAGAATGACCTTTTGCTAAGGGCCGCAAGAG GCGAGAAGGTCGAGCGTCCTCCGATATGGGTTATGCGTCAAG CTGGACGCTATCTCCCCGAATACCACGAAGCTAAAGGAGGTCGCGACTTTTTTGAATGCTGCCGCAGCCCAGAAATCGCCTCAACGCTGACTATCCAGCCCGTGGAACGGTATGCAGGGCTTATCGATGCCGCAATCATCTTCTCTGATATTCTGGTCATTCCCCAGGCTATGGGAATGCAGGTTGAGATGGTTGACAAGAAGGGACCCCACTTCCCTGAACCGCTGAAGTCGCCGGACGACGGACAGTACGAGAAAGTGATGCAGAAGCAGGTCGATGTTAAGGAGGAGCTTGACTATGTTTACAAGGCCATCCGGCTCACCCGGCATAAGTTGCAGGGCCGTGTCCCGCTCATTGGTTTCTGCGGTGCTCCATGGACCCTCCTATGCTACATGGTTGAAGGCGGCGGAAGCAAGATGTTTGTTCAGTCGAAAACGTGGGTCTACAAGTACCCAAAGGAATCCCAGGCATTGCTGCAGAAGATCGCAGAGATCTGTGTGGAATACCTTGCTCTTCAGGTTGCCGCAGGCGCCCAGTTGGTCCAAGTCTTCGACTCATGGGCTGGTGAACTTTCTCCGGCCTCGTTCAAGTCATTCTCGCTCCCATATCTGCGCCACATTTCCGCCAATCTGCCCAAGCGGCTGAAGGAAATGGGACTGGAACCAGTGCCCATGACTGTTTTCGCCAAGGGCGCATGGTATGCACTTGATGACCTTTGCGAATCCGGCTATAACGTTGTTGGGCTTGACTGGCTACATGATCCGGCGGAAGCTAGGCGAATTGCGAATGGTCGGGTCACCATCCAGGGTAATGCCGATCCCGGCATGCTCTACGGTGGTCGTGCTGCCATCACAGAAACTGTCGAGACCATGGTTAAAGGTTTCGAGAAGGGTAAGCAAGGATGGATTGCGAACTTGGGCCATG GTGTAACTCCATTTGTCAAGCCTGATGATCTCAAATTCTTTTTTGAGGAGATTCACAGACTAACGGCATAA